In Lolium rigidum isolate FL_2022 chromosome 7, APGP_CSIRO_Lrig_0.1, whole genome shotgun sequence, the DNA window TGTACAAAATGACCTCCCGACGAAATTATTTCACTCCACTTACTCTTTTGTATGTGACTAACGTGAAAGGGCACACTACTCTTTATAaatagggtgtgttcggttggtGTCACCAAGTGAAACGTAATGGGATGGTTCCGCACCTAGACCTCATTCCGGTGTTCATTTGGAAAATAGAACGGACCGAGGTGGTTCATCGAAAGAGACCTCCAGATCCGGAACGTACTCATTCATCAAAATTTATGGAATCTCCCTATTCCTCTATGCTAAAGTCATCGACACTCACTCAACTTCTCTATTATCTCATAACTTTATTCTGCTAACGCACCCCATGCATACTCACATATTGTATTCCCGCGAATCCGTTACATTTCACTCTCCAACCGAAGACAAGAACGAGACCAACCCATTCCATATTTTAGCTCAAGCTGAACACAAGAATGAAGTCAACCCATTTTTCCGGAATGGAACCATGACATTACATTCCACTTTGTTCCAGTGGCGTAGACACATTGTGGTCTGTGTGATCAATTGACGATATGTGTTTTGGTATAAAAATAgtacaaaaatatttaaaataggtCAAAATACATGCGGTTGACATCACAAACTTAAAATGATAACAGAGAGTTTAAGTTCTGGTTCCGCCACTGCTTTGTTCTCAAACAGAACACACCCATAGTATTTGTCCAATGTTGATATAACAATATGGTGGCTCAGCTGGATGAAGCTTTTGCTGGCGAATCCTAAGTCGTGAGTTCAATCCCCCACACCACctgattttatttttaattttaagaCTTGTGCTTTATATTATTGTAGTACGTTCCATGCTTTATATTATGGACGCTGCTGAGAATCCTTTGGAGGCTCCAAACTTCCGAGCCTCCGTCTTCCCTGCTTGACACGTGTAAATATACTAGAGAGAAAAAAATATCCCGTCCTCATCTCCAAACGCCCCCATCCCCAACTACCCCGTACACAGGTCACCGACGACTCCCCCGTTTGGAGCTCCGCCACATCCCGCCCCCGTCGTTGAAGAAGACGGTGACGCCGGAGAAGACCTCGTCGCCGGAGAAGATCGCGCTGCCGGATCCCCTTGCAGCATCCCGGTCTCCGACTAGCAGCACCGTTAACCACGGCGACGCCAGTCGCAGCACTGGTGGCCACCGACGGTGCTGGTCGTAGAACCAGTGGTCGTCGCCGGCGCCACCCGTCATCTAGCAGTAGCGCTTGCAGCACTGCTGCTGGTGCATGCGGAAGGCTCTTGCAGCAGCGGAGGTGGGGGTTTGCAGCTCCGGCAGCCGCCGATGGCAGCTCCGGTGAAAGGTAGTTGCAGCACCGGCGCCAGCCCATGGAAGCTCTAAGAACCGTATTTGCGGCAGACCGGCGGTGATACATTGTAGCTCCGGCGGCGGGGCTTGCGGCTCGGCCGGCAAGCATTTGTAGCACCAACGGTAGGGGATTGAAGCTCCTGCTTGCGCCATTTGCAGCTTCGACGGCGGACAGCCGGGGCGATGGGGACTTGCGGCTTGCGCATCGGGCATTTGCAAGCACCGCCGGTGGGGAATTGTAGCTCTAGATCCCGACCTTTGCAGCAATGGCGGTGAGGTACACGGTCGCCGGCGAGAGCCCCGCCTTCCCTTGCAGCTCCAGGCGTACACCGTTGCGAAGCATCGGTGGCCGTCGTTGGTAGCTCCGCCGTCCACCACTCGCAGCACCAGATGGCGCACGGGCGAGCCGGCCTTCATCCTCGCGGCCGTCGAGGAGGGAGCACCGACGTCATGCTCCTACAGGGCGCCACACTCGCTCCCCTGAGATAGCCTCCGCTCACATCTCGCTCCTTGCTGGAGGAAGACGGCGGCGCGTGCTTGGCGGCAGGGAAGTCAAGCGCCGGAGTCCCATGGCGCGCCACTGAATCTATAggaaaggcggcggcggccggtgtggcaagatggtggcggcaccaacgAATGGCGGGGCGGCCGGCCTGCAATGCGAgagtacgagagagagagagagagagagagagagagggagagagagagagagagagagagagagagagagagaagagaggaagaATGAATGGAGGAGAACGATTCACGGTAGGATAAGGGAGTAGTGGGACCCATGCGCACGTCAGTTTTCAAGGGACGCGTGGCGCGCGGTGGGTCCGGAGGCACCGTCCCTCTGAACCTCTGGAGGTAAAGAAGCATTTTCCTTATATTATTGTAGTACGTTCCAATAAAATTAAGTGGTGTGGGGGATTGAACTCATGACCTAGGATTCACCAACAAAGGTTTTATCCAACTGAGCTACCATAATAAAGGTTCACATATGTCTTCCACGTTGGCAGTTGCAGGCCGTGCACGCCACGTAGGCAAGATGTATGGCGCCGGTCGCATAGGCGTCACATAAAGCACATATATGGTTGACATCACAAATTTAAACCACctgattttattttttattttaagaATTGTCCTTTATATTATTGTAGTATGTTCCAATAAAATTAAGTGGTGTGGGGGTTTGAACTCAAGATCTAGGATTCGCCAACTGAGCTACCATAATAACCGTAGATAAACACTATATATAAATAGTAGCGTGTCACCTTTGGTTTAGGCGTCACATATGTCTTCCACGTTGGCAGTTGCAGGTCACGCACGCACGTACACGCCACGTAGGTAAGATGTATGGCGCTGGTCACATACGCGTCACATAAAAGGGTTAGTGGAGTGAATAGTTTCGCCGGGAGATAATTTCGTGCATTCTTTCATCCAATGGGTTATTTTCTATCAAAATCGCCCTTACTACTCCGTACCTTTTTTCATGGAACtgagagctttattgattataatTTCAATCCCAGTTTCCTTCTTGTACGGAGtagttttaatttatttttcttcTAATAACTTGCGTGATGCATGTACATTTGGGTATCAAGGGCTACATAACAAACAAAAAAGTGCATTATAATTGGAAGATAAGGACTGTCAATGCAATGTTTATGAAgccaaagaaaggaaaaaaaatgcaCAAGAGAAACTCTGAGGCATTCGTACCATAGAGAACCACAAATCATGTTCCAGCACTAAGCAAAATATATTACAACGTGACCATATTGTCATTATGTACAGTTTGCATCTCTCATTAGGTGGCTACAACATAATATTAACAGCTGTATAAATTTGTTACATGCAAGATACATGAACAATGAATAGCCAAATCTCTATTATTTTGTTTTGCTGGCAGCATATTTCACAGATATTTATTTGCCGAACTAATACAACTTGATATAATGGTTCAGTCTTCCCAGGGTTCAGCGGCGGCGGAATTTAGGACGAACATTGAAGACACCAGGCCTCAGCTCATCAAATCGATACCCATTTTCAATAAGGAAGCCCCTAACTGCGGCAGGCAGTGAAGCCTGTCCTTTGCTGTGCTTGCCAATCCCTGTACAACGCAAAGCAAACAAGCTCTCACTAAGTTCAGTGTTGCTCTTACCAAAGGAACAGCTAAAAAGAGTAATAAGAAACTATGAAGATAAACCGCAAAGCTTGATAAATACAAAAAGAATAGAGAGGCATGTATTACCTGTGATCACCTCTAACACAGACTGTCTAGGACGAAGAAGCACCACCACCTTATCTGCAGGAACCTCATCTGAGCCAGCAATTGTGGGTTCTGACTTATCAAATTCATCAGTTGAAGATGGACTATTTCCTGGTGGCTGGAACTCTAACATGTGCAGATGCCTCTCCAATGCAGCTACAGCCTCTGATGCATGTAGACCATGCATGTCAATCTTCCAGATCCCGTTGTTTCTGTTCCTGAGGTGAAATATTTCTTCTGCTGCCTTATTATTTAACTTCTCAGCAGCGGACCGCTCTTCTTGAGCTTGGAGGGAGAGCTCCTTGGCAGCAGCATGATCACCTCTCAGAAATGCATTACTGGCAGCCTGAGAATGCCTTGTGGCAGCCCTATACCAAAAGGAAACACAATGGGTCAGTTACACAGAAAAAAACTAAACTTGCTTTGGTCATATCATGAATCTCTTATCATTAGATGATATACACATCATTTAGTAGTAACACATTAACTTTACATATGTGTTATATCTAAGTTTTAACCAATGAATTTTCAAGAAAGTTAACTCTTCCTTCTCTAAATGAACTAAGATGCTGCGGACATCTACGACAACCATCACGATCATGCAAGATATAAATTACAAAAGTAAGCCTGTACACAAAGTCTGCATTCATTAGACCTACATTTGTCTGAGTATGCAGGAATGCACTTATTGCCCATGAGATCTTACTTAAGATGTCAAATGCATACTAAGTGGAAGAAATTAGGTTTGATCTATAATTTTATTTGAATTAGACTTTTTTTTATCGTACTATTTGAATTAGACTGATATGCATATAACCTAGTTAAAGTCATACCATGAACAGGAATTTGGAGTATACCTCATAATCTTCAGTGCATCTTTCCGGTGGTTTAAGTAATCATCATCAAACTCTTCCAATTCAGGTTCCAGGGGTATAGGGACAAAATTTTGCATTGGTAACAACTTTGATTCATTTGGATATTTACTCCCCGCTGTAGCATTTTCCGACGCTAAACCGTGTGCTTTATTCATCTCAAAAGCAGGCTGACAAGTTGTTCTACCCTCTTCTGGTAACAAATCAGGAGAGACCATAGCTTTCAACAAAACAGATGCTTGGCCTACATCATTATTCAcaccggccaatacatcctcaatTAAATTACTGTCGGCCCAACTATGAGCATCCTTCAGGAGCTTAATATTGTCAGATGCAGAGTTTACACCAAAGTTTGTTTTCTGTGTGTGGTCCATCAAATGCTTATTTCTCTTGTCATTACTAACAGCTGCACATTCAACAGGGGGGCGAATCACTGATGCAAAAGGTTTTGCCTTTGGCATATTATTACTTTCTGCAACTGAGCTGCTAGCCAAACTGGAGCCCCTCGAACCCGAGAGAGCAGGAAATTTGTTGGCATCAACATCTTCCCCTCCATCAGCTGTGCTGCGCAACTTGCGATCGAAAGCAGCCCACCCAGAATTGGACATCTTCTGCCTATGCATGTTTACAGTTCACAGCCTTCTTCTAATGGTCTTATTTTAGCTCAAAAATAGATAAGACCCCAATGCTCGTCGAAAGGATGCTGGGTTGCCTTTGCTTTACTTCCTTGAATCAATCAAGAATTGCTCCAAACCTTTCATATAATGTGGGCAAAGATGTCAAATCACTTAATCTAATGCATTCTTTTAATATAAGACATTTCATAAGTGGGGAAAAGTGGAATAGAACACATCTCTACTAACAGATAGATAAATCCAACCCAACATTTTTATAATTTCATAACAAGGTCTTTCGGAGCCTAATATGTTTTTCTGCATTAGATCATACTAGTATCAAAAGTAGCAAAAGTAGTAGTGTACTAGTTGTAATTTAAACTTTGACTTGAATGTGTGGGAATTAGCCCAACATTTATTTCAAAAGGGCTGATGCTTA includes these proteins:
- the LOC124670332 gene encoding uncharacterized protein LOC124670332, producing the protein MHRQKMSNSGWAAFDRKLRSTADGGEDVDANKFPALSGSRGSSLASSSVAESNNMPKAKPFASVIRPPVECAAVSNDKRNKHLMDHTQKTNFGVNSASDNIKLLKDAHSWADSNLIEDVLAGVNNDVGQASVLLKAMVSPDLLPEEGRTTCQPAFEMNKAHGLASENATAGSKYPNESKLLPMQNFVPIPLEPELEEFDDDYLNHRKDALKIMRAATRHSQAASNAFLRGDHAAAKELSLQAQEERSAAEKLNNKAAEEIFHLRNRNNGIWKIDMHGLHASEAVAALERHLHMLEFQPPGNSPSSTDEFDKSEPTIAGSDEVPADKVVVLLRPRQSVLEVITGIGKHSKGQASLPAAVRGFLIENGYRFDELRPGVFNVRPKFRRR